The following are encoded together in the Lactuca sativa cultivar Salinas chromosome 1, Lsat_Salinas_v11, whole genome shotgun sequence genome:
- the LOC111882633 gene encoding glycine-rich protein DOT1, giving the protein MYDPSASDSRSSHSSALDDALLDFATMDFAGLLGLGHLEVDGVREGGDGAGGSGGDDVGGSNGNGAGEGSADGVGGNDSNGVGGSGGDGASRSGGDGAGRSGGDGADEVV; this is encoded by the exons ATGTACGATCCTTCGGCTAGCGACTCACGGTCTAGTCATTCTTCAGCCTTGGATGATGCTTTACTGGATTTTGCAACTATGGATTTTGCTGGTTTGCTTGGGTTAGGTCATTTGGAGGTTGATGGAGTGAGGGAA GGTGGTGATGGTGCTGGCGGGAGTGGCGGTGATGATGTTGGTGGGAGTAACGGTAATGGTGCTGGTGAGGGTAGCGCTGATGGCGTTGGTGGAAATGATAGTAATGGTGTTGGTGGGAGTGGCGGTGATGGTGCTAGTaggagtggtggtgatggtgctGGTAGGAGTGGCGGTGATGGTGCTGATGAAGTTGTTTAG